Within the Drosophila miranda strain MSH22 chromosome Y unlocalized genomic scaffold, D.miranda_PacBio2.1 Contig_Y2_pilon, whole genome shotgun sequence genome, the region GAGGGTGCTCTTGCTGGGCTGGCCCCCGTTTCCGGTGGCGGAGAGGGCGCCGTCCTGCAGAGCGCGGACCGCGGCGTCGGCCAGGTCCGCTCCGTTGCGGATGTGTTCATTGATGGCCGGCGTGCTGAGGCGCAGGGCCTCCTTGAGGCGTTGTGGACGGGCGCCCGCCGGGATCTCGGCTCCCTCGATGAACACGAAGTCCACGGTGATGGCCCCGGCCACGGGCTGGGTTTCGTAAGGGCGTGgctggagctgcagcagctggGTGGACGCTGGACCCACGGCCAGCTCGTCGATGCCGACCAGGCCGAGACCGAGCAACTTGGGCGGATCCGAGGCGATCACTGGATGGTCGTACACCTCGAAGAGTATCTCTGCAGACTGCGGGGAGAGTTCACtggaacgaaacgaaacgaaacaggAAGATGAGTCCGGGACATCCCCAGCAGGAGATCTGCTGTTCAAAGACTCACAAGAGGAAGTGCTCATCCCAGTAGGGTCTGCTGCCGCGCTGGGTGCCCGTCTGGTTTTTCTGGGCCAGCTCGTCCATCTCGATGACCACATAGGGGTCGTGGGCGTCCCTCAGGCCCTCGCCCTTGACGATCTTCACCAGCAGCCGCCTGCCGGACACCATGTGCTGCGAGTCTCGCAGGCCCACGCCTCCCAGATGGTGCTCCATGTTGTGCTGTGTGTGGAGGAGGCAGAGCATGCAATGAGTCAGTGCGTGAGAGACAGACAGGAGAGAAAGAGATGGGTGGGTAGAGAGGGGGCTCAGAGAcggagagagatagagagagacacTGAGGCTGTTTTGGGTTAGGGCTTATAAAATTCGCCTTTAATTAGCATGTGACATTCACTAGAAATTGTAATAATATTGAAAGTATTGGTTCCCCTGAAAAGAGAGAGcgcaaaagagagagagagagttctTTACTGGCAGGATACGTATACGCAAATGGCAACGAGAGGGGGATGAGGCGAGAGAAAGAAGGCGAATTCCATAAACGAGGGAGCAATGAGAAGTGTCTGTTTGTCTGTTTGTCTGTGGAGCCAAGGGGGAACAGAGTGGAATCACTGTACAGTAAAAAGAGTCCTGTTTTCGAGTTCTGTGTGGAATGACGACGAACTGGAAAGACAGTCGAACacgaaacagaaacaacaacaaacagagGCTGCACTCCGCACTGCTACCAACGCTCACCGCCAGGGAGTCATAGTGAACGGGATAGATTACGGGCAGATCCAGGGGCTTCACCTCGGCCCGCGGGCAGGTGGAGTAGATGGAGAAGTCAACGGGGTAGACGGTGTCGCGCAGGGCCGTCGTCAGGATGTCGCTGATGACCGTCTGGAGCTGCAGTTCGTCCTGGTCCATGGCCTTGATGGCCCTCACACTGTTCATCGCAATGAGCACCTGTGGCGAGACGAAAGACGAAAGGTTATCCATGGACGGAGGGCCAcagcacacactcacatcagGATAGCCCTCGACACGCATCTCGCCCTTGAGACTGTTGTAGTTCATGGGGATGGCCATGCGGGCGCGGAATCGCGACACGGTCACCTTGTAGTGGGAGGTCTCCACCTTGCCCGACTTCTGGCGGAAGGTCTTCACCTGCAGCACCGGCATGGCGTCGCAGTCGAAAGTGATGAGCTGTGGAAACTCGAAATTAGTCCAGTCTGGGGTCTCACCTCACGACTTACCATGTCCGCAGGATTGTTCGCATCGCAGTTGCAGAAGATGTTGTTCAGGCCCGGAGCAGGGCTATCGGGCAGCACTCGGACCACTTCCACGGCCACTCCATGCTGCAAgcgacagacagagagagagagaatcaGAGATCTGGTTTTGGGGATTGCTTGCGCATTACGTAACCCGACGCGATTGGGGACTGGGGCTCAGAAGTGAGCGCATTTGGGGCGCGAGTCAGAGGCTCAGTCGAGAGTGACTAACGATTCCGCGCTGACCTTGGCCTACGGCCGGCTCCGAATCGGGGCTGGCGAGCGCGTAAAAGGCGATACAAAAATGTAAGAggcaaaaaacaacaaacagaaaAACACGTTTCGACATCGGTTACGGCTGAGCGAGTTCTCAAGTTCTCAAGTTGAAGAACAAAGGTCAATGGACGCTGTAGACCAAGCTGGAGCTCGGCCATGACATCAGACCCCAGGAAGGTGGCGTGAATGATGTCAATGATGTCTGGCGGATGGGCACTCACCTCCTCCACAGACTTGCGGAGCGAGTCGTTGATGGCTATCACGCAGGACATGAGCAGCTCGTTGACAATGACTAGATCGCAGTACAGCCAGCGGAACACTTGGCTGGTCCACGTGACAGAGCTCTGAAGAGACACAAAAGGCAAACAGATTATAGAGGGCTCCCTTTCGagaaatgtgtgtgttttcttaCCGTTTCGGGTCCCACCACATTGGAGGGCGGTGGAACATAGCGCTTCTTGCGATTCTCCGGGCCTGTGGAGCTTTGGCGTACCACGCGGCGACGCGGTCCGGCGGCGCCAGCGGCACCACCGCTTAGGGGCGAGGCCGAAGAGCGACCACGGCCAGCCGAGGCGCCAGTCAGAGGCTTGGAGAGATCCTCGACTTTGCTCTTGGTGGCCAGCATGTCCCTGGGCTCGGAGAGTAGCTTCTCCGGCTTGGAGGAGCCGCCGAGGGCCAGGGCGGCCGCCCGGGGGGCCACACTGCTCTGGCGACTGTTGGCGGCACTGGGCGTCTTCTCCTTGTTGAGATACTTGCGGTAGAGCAGCTTGCACAGCCAGACGGAGAAGAGGGCCAGCACGGCCCACAGAAAGATGAAGATGGCTAGGGAGTCCATTGTTAAGTCACCAAGTCCCTCGAACGAACAGATATAGTCATCGATTTGGTCTGCCAGATCCATCGTTTAGCAGCAGACAGACGGTTATGACAACTAATTCCTGGTTATTctttcttccgtcgaatattcccagctatatagatctctcagttttgcccagataattttatatgattgCTGAATCAATTTTAAGCAGGAttaactacttttaagtacttgcatgttttttgttttgacaaaAACAAGGTTTCAACAAAAGTCTTCAATAGTCGCAGGTTGTgacgtcaatgttgctggtatttgcagACTCATTTGTTGTTAACCAGGGTATGggcgtttttatacccgatactcaaaatgagtattggggtatattagatttgtggtgaaagtggatgtgtgtaacgtccagaaggaatcgtttccgaccccataaagtatatatattcttgatcagcatcaatagccgagtcgattgagccatgtctgtctgtctgtctgtccgtctgtccgtctgtccgtccgtccgtctgtccgtccccttcagcgcctggtgctcaaagactataagagctagagcaacgatgttttggatccagacttctgtgatatgtcactgctacaagaatatttcaaaactttgccccgcccacttccgcccccacaaagggcgaaaatctgtggcatccacaatttcgacgatacgagaaaactaaaaacgcagaatcgtagaagatgactatatcttctagagagctacatctgaaccagatcgtataattattatagccagaatcaagaaaacaatttaattttttctcgccctgtctctctctaacacacacgtagcatagccggctttgcttagagtaaaacattagcgcctagatctcagagactataaaagctagagcaaccaaatttggtatccacactcctaatatatcggaccgagacgagtttgtttcaaaatttcgccacacccccttccgcccccgcaaaggatgaaaatctggggatattcacaaatctcagagactattaaggctagagtaaccaaatttggtatccgcactcctgttagatctcactataaaacgtatatctcaaaatttcgccccacccccttccgcccccacaaagaacgaaaatctgttgcatccacaatattgaggatacgagaaaactaaaaacgcagaatcatagataatgagcatatatatcagattgctgaatctggatcagatcagatcatttttatagccaaaaggaacaaatcaatttgcactggctacgcagcacccgacgtcacgctcagactgattttctgtctctctcgcacgcactccttgtcgtgtcgttgaatattagcggcgtctgccggaggagagccatactgacttagtatcgggtataactgtagagttgcggtgtccgcagcaactcacaacgttccccctcgtttttagaTATTTCTGTACCACCGCACCACCCCTCCCGCCCACCATACTCTCTGTTtgcctctctttctctctctctctctctctctctctctctctctctctctctctcttactgCCGAATGCGACCCCTATACACGGATTTATTAGAAACCATTTGAGAGAATTTGCATTCAACTAAACGgctaaagaaaagaaaatactTGTGCCACCACCACCCATTTGTCCATCGCTCAACCGcgaaaaaaacaataacaaaacgCCACTTTGCATGCGATAATCTGTTTTATATCAATAGAAACCATTCCGTCTCTGTctcttactctctctctctctctctccctctctctattTATATATCTTTTCGTCATTCTCTTGTGGCTCGGAAGAATATTCCTTGTCTTCTTGGGCTTTCTGCGCTGCTGACTTTTGGGCATTCTCTTGCTTTGGCTCTGGGTTTTCCAAGTAGAGACTCGCAGCCACTGGCGCGTCTATTGACCCCTTTCGGCGGGGGCACTCGCCCTGGTCTGAATGGGGCGTCGAGAGGGCGATTACGAGAGCAACTAGTACTCTTCTCTGGGGTATTTTTAACCCAAGAAAAGCATCGGGGCACCAGAGAAATCCGTCTGTTGCCCAAAGGGGCGGCGGTCTGTCACGCCCCACAGCTCCAGCAGTGCCACAGCAGTGTACGATCTACGATCAGCCATCCTCTAACGGGTATGGAGTGTCCACATCTCTAAAGCAAACCTCttcgctgccactgccactgccacttcATGTGGGAATACATGCAAACAACACTCTTTGTTGGGCAACCTAGAAGCCACTCTTACTCTTGTATTTAATAAGCCACCAGAGCCGCACCGCTCGGAgcttgcaacagcaacaggtTTCCGGCACTTCCGTTTTAATTGCTGGTTCCGAAAGGTCAAAGGGTTCGTGTTGAATGCCCGCTTCGGGTGAGCAGCTACCTCACCTGCGTGTCCACAGAATGCCGCAAATGGGGAAATTCTAAGGGGATTGCGGCTGAGGCATTCAAAGTATTCGCAATGCAAACACTTGGAGTGCACCTCCGAATAGCTAATCACATTCAAAATGcgaataaatattgaatattgATTGCGTAGCCAAGCGGCAAAAGCCTATAAATAGAGATGATGATGGGGTACGGCGATCAGAAGACGGCAATCGGCCAGCGCCGGCGAATGTCATGCCGCGCAGATGAATCAAAATTGTCGGGAGGGATGGGTCTTTGTTTATCTGTCTGCCACTTGACTCACTGCAGACGGGGTTCCACCTTTGTTGACTCTGGCCTTCTAATCTTATCGCAGGGAAGGCGCCTTTTCGCCTTCTTCTTCCCACCTTTTATCGCGTTTAATTGTTGTTAATGAATGTGAAGTGCCGCTCGATAGGGATCTCGGGAGTTGGCCATGGCAGTgacagcaccagcaacagcaacagcaacagcaacaggctGTCTCCTATTCACCTATTAATGGGTCAATAAAATGTGCCAAATTACGACACCGTAGACCGTGGAAAAGACACTCGATGATGTCATCCCATCGAACATTCAGAGTGTTCTATGCGAGTATTCCATTCGAATTAATAAGGCATCGGGCTAGATTCTCTACGACTTCTATGCTTCTGAGGGGGGCATGGGGATCGAGATCTAATCGAGCTGCCGTGCAGTGCCTGGCATAAACCAAATTGCACTTCAATTTCTGGCTCGTTCGATTCCCCGATATCGGTTGACCTTTGGCTGTCTTGCCATTCGAGCGTGTCAAGGCTGGGTCTATTTTTGGAAGCTCTGCCAAAACagggcgtatgcgtaatatgCGAATGAGGATTCATGGGGGCACGGTGGCACGGCTGAGCTGAGGGGCCAACATCAACACGCAAGTACTCTACTCCCCAATGCAGCCTGATGACCACCCCCAAGGGGTGGCGGGAGGCAGAGTTGCGTGCTTATACAACACAACAGCCAGAGTTCGAGGCAAAAGACAAAGTTCAGAAGACACAACAACatctacagctacagctacagctacgaATATTTTGCACAACTCTCAGACAAGCGAGAGCTGGAGAACCTTTCGACTTTCGACTCTGGGCTCTGTGCTCTGTTCTCTGTGAAAACTCGTTCCGTTCCCATACACCAATTATCGATTAAAGCTCGCAAAAGTGGCAAGGAACCAATCGATTTGAGTGTGAAAATTGGACCAGAGAAGCGAACGGACTACGCATGGCTGCAAGGGAACATATGTCCTCGATTGATTTTGTGTCTCCCGATTGGTCGGCAAATGAATGCCACGCTTTTGTGCGGAGCAATTTGTTCGGCCTATGTGAGAGGCACTTTAACCCCGCCACCAAGTCTTTTGACCAGTCCAGGACCCGCGGCCAACCGGGGTTGCCAGGACAACCATCAATAATTGAGGATTCGTGTGAACAGAGCGAAATTTCGAATTGATTTGTCAACGTTCCCGCGCTCCCAGGCGGAGCCCCAGAGGAGAATTCATCAAAGTTTCATGGGTCCATTTCCATTGTTTATTTACTTGTATCCTCCAAAAGCTTTGCCTCAGAAGCGGAGCTTTTGCTgccggcacacacacacacaggcaggCGGTATAAGAgaggcacggcacggcacaggCTCGTGCAGGGTGCAGGCTGTGGAGTGAGGCCGGAAAACTGCAGCAGCCGTCAAAACCGTCGGCCCGGTTTTTCGACATCTGGGGGTGGCTTTTACACCTAATGAATGGGGGTTGGACTGGCAGCGCACGCACTACCCCACCCCATCCCCCCTCTCGTTATCGCATGGGCGATCGCTGGCACATCTTCCTACCGCGCACCAAACACACCCAAAGAGAGTCCACCCAGCCAGCCCATCCCATCCGCCAGGAGAACTCCCCATTTAAGTATGTGCGCAAATTAGGGGATGGATGGCGCGAATATGGCAGGGGCCAGGGGGTTGGTTGGTCTACTTACCATGCAGCGCGGTGTAATAAGttttgatgttgttgttgttgttgttgttggtttgtCCGCAGGATGTGCGTTGTAATGTTTCGTGGAAGTAAAAATAGATTGCATTATTAAGGAGAAACAAGGAGGAGGAATGTTAACATCATCTGTTCATGTTATTCTTTTTCTTCGTTTAGCCAAATTTCCTCATGTGTTCGCGGGGTGGGGAGATGGTTGGTGGGGGAAAACAGCTTGGAAAATGCTCTGTGATTGATTAGTGACAACAATATGTattgcatgtgtgtgtgtgtgtttgtgtttgtgtgaaATGACCCAATCCACGTGCCACCTGAATGAAGGGGGTTCCGAAAAATTCCGATAAATTCCAATGAAAGAAACTTTTGGGCCACAAATTTCTCTGCTTGTGTGGTGGGACAGGTTACGGTGGGTGGGGGTAATGTAATGCAAATCAATAGGGGAATAGTGGAGTGGGTTGGAAAAGCTTGGAACACATGGTAAGCAAATCGTccactctctcgctctctctacTCACACGGGCCACCACCAATCAGCTAATGCCAAAGGCCACGTTAGCACTCCGGCGGAGGGTGGCGTAAGTATTCCTAGCCAGAACCTTTGCACTGCCAATTTCCCATAAATGGGACAAATTAACCAAAACGTTGACGATTATTTTCGTTTATTAATAACGCCGTTTTGTAATATCTTTCGTTCTTATTTAAGGCACTCTTTGCGTGACGGCAAAGCGGGACAGATCTTTGGATGCTTTTATCACTTTATATCGTTGCTCCTTTGGATGCCCGAGGGTTATAGGCGTCGGGGAGGCGATGAACTAAAAGAGAGATAGACACAAACGGATCTTTTGTCACATCTTCTTTTCACATAAGACATAAATAATTGTGTGTATTTGAGGGTTGCTTCCGCTTTGTTGAAACTCGTTTATATTGTTATTCAAATTCTCAATGTCTTGCGATAAGAAATCGTAATGTTTGGAGTACCACTGtattgctggctgctgtttgCCGTTACATtgacacacacagacacacacacccgAATATATAGATTTAGTTATTTAGATTTATCTAGATTTCACTGCCTCGTTACTGGGCCACTAGCCACCACATATTGTAGCCAGTTTAGGCCAGGCCAGCAGAGGCCAACAAATACTTGGCCAACATTTGAATGTTCAGCCACAgcggcaacaacaaccacacaAGTATCAATGAGAGCGGATCAGCTGTTTGCAGCTTCAATGCAGATGCtgcggttgttgttgttgcagcaGCCCTAATACCGTTTGATTTTTGCTTATTTCGAGTTCGACATTTCTACAAATTGTTTTATGTTAAGACACATACACACGCGCTCACACTTATAtgtaaattgtattttatttttgcaacGCTTTTTAAATATTTGCGGTTCTTGCCAAAATTCCACTACCAATGCACTCCCAGGCACACgtacacacactcacacacgaATACACTTGACTTGATGACttttgtgttgtttttgtttctttatttttgtgtgttttcaGAACGGTACCGTACAACTTTTGCCGCCGctatttcatttattttcccGGAGACCAAAAAACAACCAACCTTACTCGTTAAACTTTGACTTAGCGATAAGAAATCGAGATTAGCCCACTTAAACCCCCCGCGGCAAGCGGCGGAAAATATTACTGATTGTAAACTCGTTTTGTGGATGCATGCCATCTTTCCTCTGAACTTAAAAATAACCACGCTAACTTTCACCTCAACTACGCTAACattattaaattttcattattttcggtgggAAATTGAAATACCCCCTTGGCTTGCAATGGGCTAATCGTTCTCAGTCGAGTATTGGAAAgcatattgctcaattttgatgtTCCGTcaaatattactagctagatagaacatTTAGTCATGCCCAcctaattttatccgattaatgaatcaatttccTATTTAACTGGTGCATTCTTAATAcctgcttttattgcattttgcgtaaaaagaggttttagcgaaataagtcaaacaaaaatcaagtagcgaaataggtcaatcaaaacaaacgaaaaaggaaattgctcaattttgatattccattgaataatgctgactagctaaatctctcagcaatgcccacatagttttatctcattgatgaataaactttctacaagattggatagtttttaatccttgcttttattgtatttattgtaaaaaaaaggtttaaacgaaaaagttcaacaaaaaaaagaatcGCTATATTGCGTGTTAGCCGTAGTATATtcctttgtataccctattttgttaattttatatgaaagtataaatattgatatgaagataaaacgtaactaataaagaccttttctcaaattgacattttttagacatattcatgtatatgatgagtgttatgtatatttgtatatctcgatcctgatacctattcttggtccctacaagaagacaataagctttaataatattaaaatgtattgaaaataaattgtttttgcctgggatgacaaacatattcacaattctataacatccatttcccccagggtatgtgtgcatggaatgggactcattgttgtcaaccggttatGACAACTAATTCCTGGTTATTCTTTCTAccgtcgaatattcccagctatatagatctctcagttttgcccagataattttatatgattgCTGAATCAATTTTAAACAGGAttaactacttttaagtacttgcatgttttttgttttgacaaaAACACGGTTTCAACAAAAGTCTTCAATAGTCGCAGGTTGTgacgtcaatgttgctggtatttgcagACTCATTTGTTGTTAACCAGGGTATGggcgtttttatacccgatactcaaaatgagtattggggtatattagatttgtggtaaaagtggatgtgtgtaacgtccagaaggaatcgtttccgaccccataaagtatatatattcttgatcagcatcaatagccgagtcgattgagccatgtctgtctgtctgtctgtctgtctgtccgtctgtccgtccgtccgtctgtccgtccccttcagcgcctagtgctcaaagactataagagctagagcaacgatgttttggatccagacttctgtgatatgtcactgctacaaaaatatttcaaaatttcgccccacccccttccgcccaccaaaggacgaaaatttgtggcatccacaattttgaagatacgagaaaacagaatcatagataatgaccatatctatcagactgttgaatctggatcagatcagataatttttatagccaaaaggaacaaatcaatttgcactggctacgcagcgcccgacgtcacgctcagactgattttctgtctctctcgcacgcactctttgtcgtgtcgttcaattttagcggcgtctgccggagcagagccatactgacatagtatcgggtataaatgtagagttgcggtgtccgcagcaactcacaacgttccccctcgttataccttATTTCGTGAATATTATATAAAGATACTGATTTCCAACCTGCTTTcaaacgaaataagtaaagaCCTTGTCTTAGATTGCATTTTTTTGGTCTAATCATGCATATGATTAGGTGTTTGTAAATAAATCCTGATCCCAGTACCAGTTCTTGGTCTCTGTAGACAGACGATGAGCTGCAAAATATCGTTTAAAACAGAGACTATCTAGTTTCTGCATTAATTAGAGCCTGAAATGACACACATGACAACATGTTTTtgtatggaatgagactcattgttgtGAACCGGGTGAAAGAGGTCCTTACCCGATTCAAGTTCTGTTATCGACTATCGACTGGAAACGAGTGGTCCGCGCCAAATATTCATTTTTTGAAAGTGAAAGAGCGGATTTAAATGTAGTTCATTggaatacaataaaaaaaaacctacATATGGAAGTTTGTATACCCTTTGTTCTTACAAATGGCATATTTTCTTAAATATTCctatatttattaatttaatgTATGGTTGATTGGTTTCGGTTTAATTTTACCcaaaaaaataccgaaaagtaTTAAAAATGCCGTAAACGGTCATCCTGAATGTAATGGACTGTAAGCTTTTGAGTTCCTCCCTCGCTCAACGAGGTCTGTTAGAGAAAGCTTTTAGATCACAGCTCCAGCGCGGGAGAATTTTAACTTGGTtcaatgttgaaatgaaagaattaaaatttttgtattcgTACGAAACGCTTAAGGGTAATTTTTGCTGTTCCTTGTCGCCCCAGCCACACCCAGGAGCATACCCATGAAGACGCTCTTCAGATCGTACGCCCAGGCAAGATAGGCAAAGATCATGACGAAGAAGTCTTGATCACCTCCTTCTTACAGTGACTTTGAATTAGACTTGCATTGCATCTATTAGTGCTCCGTACATTTTCTTACAAACTACTTCCGttaaaaattcaaattctCTATGAATGCAAGTTTTGTGGACGCAAGCAGGAATGTGTTTATTGGTGGCATTGGGACTTTTAATTATAAATATGGGAGCTGTCGATTCTCGGAACAGCTGCCATGTGCCACAGGGCTTGCACCTGCCACAAGTTAAGTTAATTAAGTAAATGTTTAATGAGTAAAAAGTAATTTCTCCAACATACCATGTAGTCTACAGTAGAGATGGGCATAGACCGTAAAGAAACTAGAAATAAAAACACACTTTCATTTGGTTTTCACATACAAACGTTGGTTGTTTATTTCACTGTACGCTCTTTTTGTTGAATATGCATATAATGTTTGCGCCTCTATTCCtttcgcctcgcctcgccacGACTCGACTCCTCCGCCGCTATAACTTATGCAGCTCTTACAGTTCTAAGTGAATCCGTTGCTGATTTACTTTATACTTTACTTTACTTTATTGATCTCAAGTCAATGTTTGCTCAATGTCCCTTCCTGCATCTGCATATGCCTCGCCACGTATGTATATTGAATATTCTTGTTGTTGTATATAAgtgtataatatatatatttaatttaatacaTAAAAAGTATGCGCTCGCTCCGCGCACGGGTATCCTCGATCTCATTCTCTCTTGTTTAAAATAGTTTACGTGTGTGTTTAATATTAAATTGTTGCCTGCCATTGTTGCCGCAACGCTGCAGCAAAGATCatatacaaaaatacaaaaatcaTAACATTTATATACGCCTCTGACTGACGCGTCTGGCGgccatataactaggtattcCATATAATCTATATActcatactcgtactcgtacgtaCGTCTGCATACATTTATATACGCCTCCGACTGACGCGTCTGGCCgccatataactaggtattcCATATAATCTATATACTCATACTAGTACTCGTACGTACGTCTGCATATCGACGCC harbors:
- the LOC117185790 gene encoding uncharacterized protein LOC117185790 isoform X22, which encodes MDLADQIDDYICSFEGLGDLTMDSLAIFIFLWAVLALFSVWLCKLLYRKYLNKEKTPSAANSRQSSVAPRAAALALGGSSKPEKLLSEPRDMLATKSKVEDLSKPLTGASAGRGRSSASPLSGGAAGAAGPRRRVVRQSSTGPENRKKRYVPPPSNVVGPETSSVTWTSQVFRWLYCDLVIVNELLMSCVIAINDSLRKSVEEHGVAVEVVRVLPDSPAPGLNNIFCNCDANNPADMLITFDCDAMPVLQVKTFRQKSGKVETSHYKVTVSRFRARMAIPMNYNSLKGEMRVEGYPDVLIAMNSVRAIKAMDQDELQLQTVISDILTTALRDTVYPVDFSIYSTCPRAEVKPLDLPVIYPVHYDSLAHNMEHHLGGVGLRDSQHMVSGRRLLVKIVKGEGLRDAHDPYVVIEMDELAQKNQTGTQRGSRPYWDEHFLFELSPQSAEILFEVYDHPVIASDPPKLLGLGLVGIDELAVGPASTQLLQLQPRPYETQPVAGAITVDFVFIEGAEIPAGARPQRLKEALRLSTPAINEHIRNGADLADAAVRALQDGALSATGNGGQPSKSTLIIHSVQGNSGNPNAFKPPHDEHRHAGLGSSQANLNCFSFCSIARSCLTRALL
- the LOC117185790 gene encoding uncharacterized protein LOC117185790 isoform X17; this translates as MDLADQIDDYICSFEGLGDLTMDSLAIFIFLWAVLALFSVWLCKLLYRKYLNKEKTPSAANSRQSSVAPRAAALALGGSSKPEKLLSEPRDMLATKSKVEDLSKPLTGASAGRGRSSASPLSGGAAGAAGPRRRVVRQSSTGPENRKKRYVPPPSNVVGPETSSVTWTSQVFRWLYCDLVIVNELLMSCVIAINDSLRKSVEEHGVAVEVVRVLPDSPAPGLNNIFCNCDANNPADMLITFDCDAMPVLQVKTFRQKSGKVETSHYKVTVSRFRARMAIPMNYNSLKGEMRVEGYPDVLIAMNSVRAIKAMDQDELQLQTVISDILTTALRDTVYPVDFSIYSTCPRAEVKPLDLPHNMEHHLGGVGLRDSQHMVSGRRLLVKIVKGEGLRDAHDPYVVIEMDELAQKNQTGTQRGSRPYWDEHFLFELSPQSAEILFEVYDHPVIASDPPKLLGLGLVGIDELAVGPASTQLLQLQPRPYETQPVAGAITVDFVFIEGAEIPAGARPQRLKEALRLSTPAINEHIRNGADLADAAVRALQDGALSATGNGGQPSKSTLIIHSVQGNSGNPNAFKVELNKDGRIEVFESPTELNQAVAQAFERAASEAAAAKAEQLQLELELDPGTEVQPLASGGGGGEPHNETGNGSGTANEDSTAEFGQPNAASSPNGSGYHNNYNLNGSSWLAGNGSGNGNGNGNSNINGGGYSMNSLPQNGAHLGHLQAGEGMDVLDDRGRSKKRPRMGIGSAITDHSRRSSISESSAISGFSSASNKTYVHEASTLVLETIENGLKRHFIVPLAIAQRLRWRRKGTKLHICNDHTFISKHLSGSGLQCSICMKSIPRRPGKQGYECRDCQLICHKQCHIRAPQACPNPTVLSMELTKLNSAAADRSIRKL
- the LOC117185790 gene encoding uncharacterized protein LOC117185790 isoform X13, with product MDLADQIDDYICSFEGLGDLTMDSLAIFIFLWAVLALFSVWLCKLLYRKYLNKEKTPSAANSRQSSVAPRAAALALGGSSKPEKLLSEPRDMLATKSKVEDLSKPLTGASAGRGRSSASPLSGGAAGAAGPRRRVVRQSSTGPENRKKRYVPPPSNVVGPETSSVTWTSQVFRWLYCDLVIVNELLMSCVIAINDSLRKSVEEHGVAVEVVRVLPDSPAPGLNNIFCNCDANNPADMLITFDCDAMPVLQVKTFRQKSGKVETSHYKVTVSRFRARMAIPMNYNSLKGEMRVEGYPDVLIAMNSVRAIKAMDQDELQLQTVISDILTTALRDTVYPVDFSIYSTCPRAEVKPLDLPVIYPVHYDSLAHNMEHHLGGVGLRDSQHMVSGRRLLVKIVKGEGLRDAHDPYVVIEMDELAQKNQTGTQRGSRPYWDEHFLFELSPQSAEILFEVYDHPVIASDPPKLLGLGLVGIDELAVGPASTQLLQLQPRPYETQPVAGAITVDFVFIEGAEIPAGARPQRLKEALRLSTPAINEHIRNGADLADAAVRALQDGALSATGNGGQPSKSTLIIHSVQGNSGNPNAFKVELNKDGRIEVFESPTELNQAVAQAFERAASEAAAAKAEQLQLELELDPGTEVQPLASGGGGGEPHNETGNGSGTANEDSTAEFGQPNAASSPNGSGYHNNYNLNGSSWLAGNGSGNGNGNGNSNINGGGYSMNSLPQNGAHLGHLQAGEGMDVLDDRGRSKKRNFFGTLKKRLSRSKTRTLSADQPNSNHKSLSATNSNYANTTTTSTGLPRTATGTLNESSAISGFSSASNKTYVHEASTLVLETIENGLKRHFIVPLAIAQRLRWRRKGTKLHICNDHTFISKHLSGSGLQCSICMKSIPRRPGKQGYECRDCQLICHKQCHIRAPQACPNPTVLSMELTKLNSAAADRSIRKL